Proteins encoded in a region of the Agromyces protaetiae genome:
- a CDS encoding helix-turn-helix transcriptional regulator gives MAATTTRTLDLLSLLQSHRHWPARELTDRLGVSDRTLRRDIERLRELGYGIESTRGTAGGYRLEAGTGLPPLLLTDDEGVAIAVGLRSQAAAGLRGAEHTTLSALAKIEQVLPAALRRRIEALQSHTSGETPGSGPSVDAGLLGLLALFCRDSERVRMRYTDASGATSARSVEPHRLVLLGRRWYLLAWDRDRDDWRTFRVDRVDDVFQTRVRFAPRVLAEGEAEQRVQAAARWRDVRVHARVHIDVPVERFHAALGWWARDAVPDASGGTVWPLEVETVEHLAFALSWVPAELTYRVEASDDVLAALRARAARFARALSDPSPERQATATRRSDRDDRG, from the coding sequence ATGGCCGCGACGACGACCCGCACCCTCGACCTGCTCTCGCTGCTGCAGAGCCACCGGCATTGGCCGGCCCGCGAACTGACCGATCGCCTCGGCGTGAGCGACCGCACCCTGCGCCGAGACATCGAGCGGCTCCGCGAGCTCGGTTACGGCATCGAGTCCACGCGCGGCACGGCCGGCGGGTACCGGCTCGAGGCGGGCACCGGCCTGCCGCCGTTGCTGCTCACCGACGACGAGGGCGTCGCGATCGCGGTGGGCCTGCGGTCGCAGGCCGCCGCCGGACTCCGGGGCGCCGAGCACACCACGCTCAGCGCGCTCGCGAAGATCGAGCAGGTGCTGCCGGCGGCGCTGCGCCGCCGCATCGAGGCGTTGCAATCGCACACCAGCGGGGAGACCCCGGGCAGTGGGCCGTCGGTCGACGCGGGTCTGCTCGGCCTGCTCGCGTTGTTCTGCCGCGACAGCGAGCGGGTGCGCATGCGCTATACGGATGCCTCGGGCGCGACGTCGGCACGCTCGGTCGAGCCGCACCGGCTGGTGCTGCTGGGCCGCCGCTGGTACCTGCTCGCGTGGGACCGCGACCGCGACGACTGGCGCACCTTCCGCGTCGACCGCGTCGACGACGTGTTCCAGACCCGCGTGCGGTTCGCGCCTCGTGTGCTCGCCGAAGGCGAGGCCGAGCAGCGCGTGCAGGCGGCCGCGCGCTGGCGCGATGTGCGCGTCCACGCGCGCGTGCACATCGACGTCCCGGTCGAGCGCTTCCATGCGGCGCTCGGCTGGTGGGCGCGCGATGCGGTGCCGGATGCCTCGGGCGGCACCGTGTGGCCGCTCGAGGTCGAGACGGTCGAGCACCTGGCGTTCGCGCTCAGCTGGGTGCCCGCCGAGCTGACGTACCGGGTCGAGGCGTCCGACGACGTGCTGGCGGCGCTTCGCGCCCGCGCCGCGCGCTTCGCGCGCGCCCTGTCCGACCCTTCGCCCGAACGGCAGGCTACTGCGACCCGTCGGTCCGATCGCGACGACCGAGGGTGA
- a CDS encoding phytoene desaturase family protein, protein MPHDVVIVGGGHNGLTAAAYLARAGLDVLVLERSDHLGGAAVSAEAFAGVDARLSRYSYLVSLLPRRIVDDLGLDLTLVRRRFSSYTPDPTQPGRGLLVDHEAGPEASVAAFDRVGAAIDADAWNAFYTDTARLAETLFPTLTEPLPTRDEARTLVGDRRIWDDLIERPLGETIDARFSSDLVRGVVATDGLIGTFTSLHDASLDANRCFLYHVIGGGTGDWDVPVGGMGAVSGELARAAREAGADLRTSAEVVALGEDGTVRWVEAGGERMSRATHVLANVAPVVLERLLAAGAGTPDAPVSREASAPGHPSAREPIAARDQPTRPDVAVASLGRLRRPEGAQVKVNLLLTRLPRLRDREVAPEQAFAGTFHINELATQLETAYDAASAGELPDPLPCEIYCHTLSDRSILGPELAASTAQTLTVFGLHVPDRLVDRYGNDELRDLLRDAVLASLDSVLDEPIADVIATDASGEPCIEVKTTRDLEEALAMPGGNIFHGPLSWPWAEAGMPLTTAAERWGVATRHPRILLCGSGAVRGGAVSGVGGHNAAMAVLERSTAG, encoded by the coding sequence ATGCCACACGATGTCGTGATCGTCGGCGGGGGCCACAACGGGCTGACCGCGGCGGCCTACCTCGCCCGCGCCGGACTCGACGTGCTCGTGCTCGAGCGCAGCGACCACCTCGGCGGGGCAGCCGTGTCGGCCGAGGCCTTCGCCGGGGTCGACGCGCGGCTCTCGCGGTATTCGTACCTCGTGAGCCTGCTCCCCCGGCGCATCGTCGACGACCTCGGGCTCGATCTCACGCTCGTGCGGCGGCGCTTCTCGTCGTACACGCCGGATCCGACGCAGCCCGGGCGCGGGCTGCTCGTCGATCACGAGGCCGGCCCCGAGGCATCCGTCGCCGCCTTCGACCGCGTGGGCGCCGCGATCGACGCCGACGCATGGAACGCGTTCTACACCGACACCGCGCGGCTCGCCGAGACCCTCTTCCCGACGCTCACCGAGCCGCTGCCCACCCGCGACGAGGCGCGCACGCTCGTCGGCGACCGCCGCATCTGGGACGACCTGATCGAACGGCCGCTGGGCGAGACCATCGACGCCCGGTTCTCGAGCGACCTCGTTCGCGGCGTCGTCGCGACCGACGGACTCATCGGCACGTTCACGAGCCTGCACGACGCGTCGCTCGACGCGAACCGCTGCTTCCTGTACCACGTGATCGGCGGCGGCACCGGCGACTGGGACGTGCCCGTCGGCGGCATGGGCGCCGTCAGCGGCGAGCTCGCGCGGGCCGCGCGTGAGGCGGGAGCCGACCTCCGCACGAGCGCCGAGGTCGTCGCGCTCGGCGAGGACGGCACCGTGCGCTGGGTCGAGGCCGGCGGCGAACGGATGTCCCGGGCGACCCACGTGCTCGCGAACGTCGCGCCCGTGGTGCTCGAACGCCTGCTCGCCGCGGGCGCCGGCACACCCGACGCACCGGTCTCGCGCGAGGCATCCGCACCGGGGCATCCGTCTGCGCGCGAGCCGATCGCCGCCCGCGACCAGCCGACCCGCCCCGACGTCGCCGTCGCCTCGCTCGGCCGGCTGCGCCGGCCCGAGGGCGCACAGGTGAAGGTCAACCTGCTGCTCACCCGCCTGCCGCGCCTGCGCGACCGCGAGGTCGCACCCGAGCAGGCCTTCGCGGGCACCTTCCACATCAACGAGCTCGCGACCCAGCTCGAGACCGCGTACGACGCGGCGAGCGCAGGCGAGCTGCCCGACCCGCTGCCGTGCGAGATCTACTGCCACACGCTCAGCGACCGCAGCATCCTCGGCCCCGAGCTCGCCGCGAGCACCGCGCAGACGCTCACGGTGTTCGGTCTGCACGTGCCCGACCGGCTCGTCGACCGCTACGGCAACGACGAGCTGCGCGACCTGCTGCGCGATGCCGTGCTCGCCTCGCTCGACTCGGTGCTCGACGAGCCGATCGCGGACGTCATCGCGACGGATGCCTCGGGCGAACCCTGCATCGAGGTGAAGACGACGCGTGACCTCGAGGAGGCGCTCGCGATGCCCGGCGGCAACATCTTCCACGGGCCGCTGTCGTGGCCGTGGGCGGAGGCGGGCATGCCGCTCACGACCGCCGCCGAGCGGTGGGGCGTCGCGACGCGGCATCCGCGGATCCTGCTCTGCGGGTCGGGCGCTGTGCGCGGCGGCGCGGTGAGCGGCGTCGGCGGCCACAATGCCGCGATGGCCGTGCTCGAGCGCTCGACCGCCGGCTGA
- a CDS encoding bifunctional 2-methylcitrate synthase/citrate synthase produces the protein MTDQHAPEIYKGLAGVPVDYTAISKVNPETNSLLYRGYPVQELAASVTFEEVAYLLWHGDLPTDDQLAAFEDLERGHRGLDHEVKRIIDELPLTAHPMDVVRTAISVIGATDPTTPDASPEANLEKAIRLFAKLPSIVSYDQRRRHDLDFVEPRADLGYSANFLWQTFGEAPELAVVNAFDVSMILYAEHSFNASTFTARVIASTLSDLYSAVTGAVGALKGALHGGANEAVMHAFDEIGPGDGAGERAAAWLDTALAEKRKIMGFGHRVYKNGDSRVPTMRDAFERMVEHYDRPDLLELYVALEQGMAERKHILPNLDYPAGPAYHLMGFDTETFTPLFVASRVTGWTAHIMEQLASNALIRPLSVYTGPDERHVPIPATPVE, from the coding sequence ATGACCGATCAGCACGCGCCCGAGATCTACAAGGGGCTGGCAGGCGTACCCGTCGACTACACGGCGATCTCGAAGGTGAACCCGGAGACGAACTCGCTGCTCTACCGCGGGTATCCGGTGCAGGAGCTCGCAGCGTCCGTCACGTTCGAAGAGGTCGCGTACCTGCTGTGGCACGGCGACCTGCCGACCGACGACCAGCTCGCGGCGTTCGAGGACCTCGAGCGCGGCCATCGCGGACTCGACCACGAGGTCAAGCGCATCATCGACGAACTGCCGCTCACGGCGCACCCGATGGATGTCGTGCGCACCGCGATCAGCGTCATCGGCGCGACCGACCCGACGACTCCGGATGCCTCGCCCGAGGCCAATCTCGAGAAGGCCATCCGGCTGTTCGCGAAGCTGCCGTCGATCGTGAGCTACGACCAGCGCCGCCGGCACGACCTCGACTTCGTCGAGCCGCGCGCCGACCTCGGCTACTCGGCGAACTTCCTCTGGCAGACGTTCGGCGAGGCGCCCGAGCTCGCGGTCGTGAACGCGTTCGACGTGTCGATGATCCTCTACGCCGAGCACTCGTTCAACGCGTCCACGTTCACCGCACGTGTCATCGCGTCGACACTGAGCGACCTGTACTCCGCCGTCACCGGCGCCGTGGGCGCACTCAAGGGCGCGCTGCACGGCGGCGCGAACGAGGCCGTCATGCACGCCTTCGACGAGATCGGCCCCGGCGACGGCGCGGGCGAGCGTGCGGCGGCCTGGCTCGACACCGCACTCGCCGAGAAGCGGAAGATCATGGGCTTCGGGCACCGCGTGTACAAGAACGGCGACTCGCGCGTGCCCACCATGCGCGATGCGTTCGAGCGCATGGTCGAGCACTACGACCGGCCCGACCTGCTCGAGCTGTACGTCGCCCTCGAGCAGGGCATGGCCGAGCGCAAGCACATCCTGCCCAACCTCGACTACCCGGCCGGGCCGGCGTACCACCTGATGGGGTTCGACACCGAGACGTTCACGCCGCTGTTCGTCGCGAGCCGGGTCACGGGCTGGACCGCGCACATCATGGAGCAGCTCGCGTCGAACGCGCTGATCCGCCCGCTCTCGGTGTACACGGGGCCAGACGAGCGGCACGTGCCGATCCCCGCGACGCCGGTCGAGTAG
- a CDS encoding AI-2E family transporter, whose translation MKTADRLRRRGPATRPGQQLFVNHPLRWGFIVTLGVLLALALAVALMNLSSVVLSVFIAAFVALGLDPLIRWFQRRGLKRGVAIVVVILLFIAVVVAIIWIVIPPVVAQATALVKAVPGMVQTVQDSGWFDAANAATNGLLGNLVQGLGDVITDPNLWATIGGGALAFGASVIAAVSTGFFVVVLSIYFIATLDVTKRACYSLVKGSHRAQIEGYAERIMQSVGKYLSGMVILAFLNATFSTILLTVVGVPYALILGVVALFVTLIPLIGTVLTTVLMTFVSLFVSPTTALIVLAAMLVYMQLEAYILTPRVMGKAVQVPGTIVLISALAGGTLLGLLGALVAIPISAGILLIIREIVIPRQAKL comes from the coding sequence GTGAAGACGGCAGACCGGTTGCGCCGCCGCGGCCCCGCGACCAGACCCGGGCAGCAGCTGTTCGTGAACCACCCGCTGAGATGGGGGTTCATCGTCACGCTCGGCGTGCTGCTCGCGCTCGCGCTCGCGGTCGCGCTCATGAACCTGTCGAGCGTGGTGCTCTCGGTGTTCATCGCCGCGTTCGTGGCGCTTGGGCTCGACCCGCTGATCCGGTGGTTCCAGCGTCGCGGGCTCAAGCGCGGCGTGGCGATCGTGGTGGTCATCCTGCTGTTCATCGCGGTCGTGGTCGCGATCATCTGGATCGTGATCCCGCCCGTCGTCGCACAGGCGACCGCGCTGGTGAAGGCCGTCCCCGGCATGGTGCAGACCGTGCAGGACTCCGGCTGGTTCGACGCGGCGAACGCGGCCACGAACGGCCTGCTCGGCAATCTCGTCCAGGGACTCGGCGACGTCATCACCGACCCGAACCTGTGGGCGACGATCGGCGGCGGCGCGCTCGCGTTCGGCGCCTCGGTGATCGCGGCGGTGTCCACGGGGTTCTTCGTGGTCGTGCTGTCGATCTACTTCATCGCCACCCTCGATGTGACCAAGCGGGCCTGCTACTCACTGGTGAAGGGGTCGCACCGTGCGCAGATCGAGGGCTACGCCGAGCGCATCATGCAGTCGGTGGGCAAGTACCTCAGCGGCATGGTCATCCTCGCGTTCCTGAATGCGACGTTCTCGACCATCCTGCTGACCGTCGTGGGAGTGCCGTACGCGCTCATCCTCGGCGTGGTCGCGCTCTTCGTGACCCTCATCCCCCTCATCGGAACCGTCCTCACGACCGTCCTGATGACCTTCGTGTCGCTCTTCGTCTCGCCGACGACGGCGCTCATCGTGCTCGCGGCGATGCTCGTCTACATGCAGCTCGAGGCGTACATCCTCACGCCGCGGGTCATGGGCAAGGCCGTGCAGGTGCCGGGCACGATCGTGCTGATCTCGGCCCTCGCGGGCGGCACGCTGCTCGGTCTGCTCGGCGCGCTCGTCGCTATCCCGATCTCGGCCGGCATCCTGCTCATCATCCGCGAGATCGTCATCCCGCGGCAGGCGAAACTGTAA
- a CDS encoding acyl-CoA thioesterase, whose product MHMLFRTLLHVLFLSRRRPDLGHYDVAKTRFITLPTDLDINRHMNNGVYFSIMDVARFDMLVRNGIWNVMREREWYPVVASETITFRKSLSLWQRFTIESRVLGFDDKAVYVEQRFVRPGPDGQPEVYAQGFIRGRFLRKSGGTVPIPELIEAFGTQPGDGLPDWIERWGQDVALPATRAAAPSVWR is encoded by the coding sequence ATGCACATGTTGTTCCGGACGCTCCTGCACGTGCTGTTCCTCTCACGCCGGAGGCCCGACCTCGGGCACTACGACGTCGCGAAGACGCGGTTCATCACGCTGCCGACCGATCTCGACATCAACCGGCACATGAACAACGGCGTGTACTTCTCGATCATGGACGTTGCGCGCTTCGACATGCTCGTGCGCAACGGCATCTGGAACGTCATGCGCGAACGCGAGTGGTACCCCGTCGTCGCGAGTGAGACGATCACGTTCCGCAAGTCGCTCTCGCTCTGGCAACGGTTCACCATCGAGTCGCGCGTGCTCGGCTTCGACGACAAGGCGGTCTACGTCGAGCAGCGGTTCGTCCGGCCGGGGCCGGACGGCCAGCCGGAGGTGTACGCGCAGGGGTTCATCCGTGGTCGGTTCCTGCGGAAGTCCGGCGGCACCGTCCCGATCCCGGAGCTGATCGAGGCGTTCGGCACGCAACCCGGCGACGGGCTGCCCGACTGGATCGAGCGGTGGGGCCAGGATGTCGCGCTGCCCGCGACCCGCGCCGCCGCGCCGTCGGTCTGGCGCTGA
- a CDS encoding ATP-binding cassette domain-containing protein, producing the protein MTTQMISAHGLTKTFRTKGQTVEAVRSVDLAVAGGELVAFLGPNGAGKSTTLRMLTTLLPPTAGDALVAGCDIRRDPAGVRRRIGYVGQGTSGGHTQRVRDELHAQGAFYGMPRRETRTRAAELIDSLELGAVADRAVQSLSGGQKRRLDIALGLIHRPELLFLDEPSTGLDPHSRANLWEHIVRLRTETGTTIFLTTHYLDEADQLAERVMVMDHGEVIADDTAAALKHSLAGDRLTLAFATPTDASAAASRIADATTVEADGSVVTVVANEADRLLPRVIRDLGDAGLDVVSATHRSPTLDDVFLALTGRSLREESASSAAEPVPA; encoded by the coding sequence ATGACCACACAGATGATCTCCGCACACGGACTGACGAAGACGTTCCGCACAAAGGGCCAGACGGTCGAAGCCGTGCGCTCGGTCGACCTCGCGGTCGCGGGCGGCGAGCTCGTCGCCTTCCTGGGGCCGAACGGCGCGGGCAAGTCCACGACGCTGCGCATGCTGACGACCCTGCTGCCACCGACGGCGGGCGACGCGCTCGTGGCGGGCTGCGACATCCGGCGCGATCCGGCCGGCGTGCGTCGCCGCATCGGCTACGTCGGCCAGGGCACCTCGGGCGGGCACACGCAGCGCGTCCGCGACGAACTGCACGCGCAGGGCGCGTTCTACGGCATGCCGCGCCGCGAGACCCGCACCCGTGCGGCCGAGCTGATCGACTCGCTCGAGCTCGGGGCGGTCGCCGACCGCGCCGTGCAATCGCTCTCGGGTGGGCAGAAGCGTCGGCTCGACATCGCGCTCGGCCTGATCCACCGGCCCGAGCTGCTGTTCCTCGACGAACCGTCGACCGGGCTCGACCCGCACTCGCGTGCGAACCTCTGGGAGCACATCGTGCGACTGCGCACCGAGACCGGCACGACGATCTTCCTCACCACGCACTACCTCGACGAGGCCGACCAGCTCGCCGAGCGGGTGATGGTCATGGACCACGGCGAGGTCATCGCCGACGACACCGCGGCGGCGCTCAAGCACTCCCTCGCGGGCGACCGACTCACGCTCGCCTTCGCGACGCCGACGGATGCCTCGGCCGCGGCCTCGCGCATCGCCGACGCCACGACGGTCGAGGCCGACGGCTCAGTCGTCACGGTCGTCGCGAACGAGGCCGACCGGCTGCTGCCCCGAGTCATCCGCGACCTCGGCGACGCCGGACTCGACGTCGTCTCGGCGACGCACCGCAGCCCGACCCTCGACGACGTGTTCCTCGCCCTCACCGGCCGGAGCCTCCGCGAGGAGAGCGCCTCGTCCGCCGCCGAGCCCGTCCCCGCCTGA
- a CDS encoding fatty acid desaturase family protein: protein MTSETFRIPQTRARALEGTQTPASAFTDLARLVKDAGLMRRRYGYYWTKLIGVPVAFAAAIAVFIWIGDSWWQMFTAVGFAALFTQIAFLGHDAAHRQIFRSGKWNDWISLILGGLVGMSYGWWQHKHTRHHANPNQIGVDPDLDLPVVAFTPEQAARERAAFLRWVIGHQGVFFFPILLLEGLSLHASSVRRVFARAPLPHRPVEIAFLFVRILGFLALVFWVLSPDKAAVFLAIQLGLFGFYMGMSFAPNHKGMPQVPKGMKLDFLRRQVLMSRNIRGNRVIDIAMGGLNYQIEHHLFPSMPRPHLRRAAPIIQAYCRDQEVPYTQTTLWRSYAIVFRYINRVGLGERDPFECPLMVQRASI, encoded by the coding sequence ATGACCTCCGAGACCTTCCGCATTCCGCAGACGCGTGCCCGCGCACTGGAGGGGACTCAGACGCCCGCCAGCGCTTTCACCGACCTGGCGCGCCTCGTGAAGGACGCCGGGCTGATGCGCCGCAGGTACGGCTACTACTGGACGAAGCTCATCGGCGTTCCGGTCGCCTTCGCGGCGGCGATCGCGGTGTTCATCTGGATCGGTGACTCCTGGTGGCAGATGTTCACCGCGGTCGGCTTCGCCGCCCTCTTCACGCAGATCGCCTTCCTCGGCCATGACGCGGCACATCGTCAGATCTTCCGGTCGGGCAAATGGAACGACTGGATCAGTCTCATCCTCGGTGGGCTCGTCGGCATGAGCTACGGGTGGTGGCAGCACAAGCACACCCGGCACCACGCGAATCCGAATCAGATCGGCGTCGACCCGGATCTCGATCTCCCGGTCGTCGCCTTCACGCCGGAGCAGGCCGCGCGCGAGCGGGCAGCGTTCCTCCGCTGGGTCATCGGGCACCAGGGCGTGTTCTTCTTCCCGATCCTGCTGCTGGAGGGGCTCTCATTGCACGCGTCGAGTGTGCGCCGCGTCTTCGCCAGAGCCCCCCTGCCGCATCGCCCGGTCGAGATCGCGTTCCTCTTCGTACGGATCCTCGGCTTCCTCGCGCTCGTCTTCTGGGTCCTGTCGCCCGACAAGGCCGCCGTGTTCCTGGCGATCCAGCTCGGGCTGTTCGGCTTCTACATGGGCATGTCCTTCGCGCCGAACCACAAGGGCATGCCGCAGGTGCCGAAGGGCATGAAGCTCGACTTCCTCAGGCGACAGGTGCTCATGAGTCGCAACATCCGCGGCAACCGGGTGATCGACATCGCCATGGGCGGGCTCAACTACCAGATCGAGCATCACCTGTTCCCCTCGATGCCGCGGCCCCACCTCCGCCGCGCAGCGCCGATCATCCAGGCGTACTGCCGCGACCAGGAGGTCCCGTACACGCAGACCACCCTGTGGCGTTCGTACGCGATCGTCTTCCGCTACATCAACCGGGTCGGTCTTGGTGAGCGCGACCCATTCGAGTGCCCGCTCATGGTGCAACGCGCGAGCATCTGA
- a CDS encoding LysR family transcriptional regulator, translating into MLDVRRLRLLVELSRRGTLAAVAEALSYSPSSVSQQLSLLEREAGTPLLVQVGRRVQLTPQAELLVVHARAVLDRLEEAEADVARSLTDIGGTVRIAVFQSAAHAVMPRALTLLAAAHPALRVEVTEREPEAGLFDVAARDFDLVIAEQYPGRTRPLHPELDRVALAADEIRLALPPGDGVSDDVMDASASLSSAASRPWVMEPVGTAAREWAEQLCREAGFEPDVRFETADLMAHIRLIRSGNAVGLLPDLVWAGERPSVMLAPLPTTPHREVFSSARRASVTRPAVVAVRDALARAAAPSPPTHLSVGDD; encoded by the coding sequence ATGCTCGATGTGCGACGCCTGCGGCTGCTCGTCGAGTTGAGCCGGCGCGGCACGCTCGCGGCCGTCGCCGAGGCGCTGTCGTACAGTCCGTCGTCGGTGTCGCAGCAGCTCAGCCTCCTCGAGCGCGAGGCCGGCACGCCGCTGCTCGTCCAGGTCGGGCGCCGGGTGCAGCTGACGCCGCAGGCCGAGCTGCTCGTCGTGCACGCACGGGCCGTGCTCGACCGGCTCGAAGAGGCCGAGGCCGACGTCGCCCGCTCGCTCACCGACATCGGCGGCACGGTGCGCATCGCGGTGTTCCAGTCGGCGGCGCACGCGGTCATGCCCCGCGCGCTCACGCTGCTCGCGGCGGCGCATCCGGCCCTCCGCGTCGAGGTGACCGAACGTGAGCCCGAGGCCGGCCTGTTCGACGTCGCCGCACGCGACTTCGACCTCGTCATCGCCGAGCAGTACCCGGGCCGCACGCGGCCGCTCCATCCCGAGCTCGACCGCGTCGCCCTCGCCGCCGACGAGATCCGACTCGCGCTGCCGCCCGGCGACGGCGTGTCCGATGACGTGATGGATGCCTCGGCGTCGCTGTCGTCCGCGGCGAGCCGCCCCTGGGTCATGGAGCCGGTGGGCACCGCCGCGCGCGAATGGGCCGAGCAGCTGTGCCGCGAGGCCGGCTTCGAACCGGATGTGCGGTTCGAGACCGCCGATCTGATGGCGCACATCCGGCTCATCCGCTCGGGCAACGCCGTCGGACTGCTTCCCGACCTGGTCTGGGCCGGCGAGCGGCCGAGCGTCATGCTCGCACCGCTCCCCACCACCCCGCACCGGGAGGTCTTCTCCTCGGCCCGCCGCGCGAGCGTCACCCGCCCGGCGGTCGTCGCCGTGCGCGACGCGCTCGCCCGCGCCGCCGCGCCGAGCCCGCCCACACACCTGAGCGTGGGTGACGACTGA
- a CDS encoding ABC transporter permease, translated as MTTTTAPTITPTAAKPTGFAHDTFTVFARESRPLVRDPFSVIFSLVQPLVFLGLFGPLLVGASGGDVAATLQWFVPGILVMVALFGTASTGANLLFEMQTGSHERTLVAPLSRSALLVGRALKEVVPLVIQGTIVVLVAVPFGFRLDVPGLIVGLLILAVFGIGFGALSYSLALACRNRDWMFWMVHQTLLFPLMILSGMLLPLEDGPAWMRVAAAVNPLSYLVDAERALLAGDLGAPAVLGGLIAAVATCAVGMLVGIRAMSRAR; from the coding sequence ATGACCACCACTACTGCACCCACCATCACCCCCACCGCCGCGAAGCCGACCGGCTTCGCGCACGACACGTTCACGGTCTTCGCACGCGAGTCGCGCCCCCTCGTGCGCGACCCGTTCAGCGTGATCTTCAGCCTCGTGCAGCCGCTCGTCTTCCTCGGCCTGTTCGGGCCGCTGCTCGTCGGCGCTTCCGGCGGTGACGTCGCCGCGACCCTGCAATGGTTCGTGCCCGGCATCCTCGTCATGGTCGCGCTGTTCGGCACCGCGTCGACGGGCGCGAACCTGCTGTTCGAGATGCAGACCGGGTCGCACGAGCGCACGCTCGTCGCGCCACTCTCGCGCAGCGCGTTGCTCGTCGGGCGGGCGCTGAAAGAGGTCGTGCCGCTCGTGATCCAGGGCACCATCGTGGTGCTCGTCGCGGTGCCGTTCGGGTTTCGGCTCGACGTGCCGGGTCTGATCGTGGGGCTGCTGATCCTCGCCGTGTTCGGCATCGGGTTCGGCGCGCTCAGCTACTCGCTCGCGCTCGCGTGCCGCAACCGCGACTGGATGTTCTGGATGGTGCACCAGACGCTGCTGTTCCCGCTCATGATCCTCTCGGGCATGCTGCTGCCGCTCGAGGACGGCCCCGCCTGGATGCGCGTCGCCGCCGCCGTGAACCCGCTCAGCTACCTCGTCGACGCCGAGCGCGCACTGCTCGCGGGCGACCTCGGCGCCCCCGCCGTGCTCGGCGGCCTCATCGCCGCCGTCGCGACCTGCGCCGTCGGCATGCTCGTCGGCATCCGCGCCATGTCCCGCGCCCGCTGA
- a CDS encoding SRPBCC domain-containing protein, with protein sequence MKPKPTGHFQMKADGLYLQFDRLFRAPIEDVWFSITNPGFLSQWIGTYTGSPATGGVRFKMTAEGEDAPWENVAILECSPPHRFHLDVGDAPDGWRMHCHLVEGSHMTTLTLAHRLTDPSAAAEYGPGWDYYLDRLEAARRRTPMPVWEDYSPAFSRYYRELHVPEPARG encoded by the coding sequence ATGAAGCCGAAACCGACCGGGCACTTCCAGATGAAGGCCGACGGGCTCTACCTCCAGTTCGACCGGCTGTTCCGGGCTCCGATCGAGGACGTCTGGTTCAGCATCACGAATCCCGGGTTCCTCAGTCAGTGGATCGGCACGTACACGGGCAGCCCCGCGACCGGGGGCGTGCGGTTCAAGATGACCGCCGAGGGTGAGGATGCACCGTGGGAGAACGTGGCGATCCTCGAATGCAGCCCACCACACCGGTTCCATCTCGACGTGGGCGACGCGCCCGACGGCTGGCGCATGCACTGCCACCTCGTCGAGGGCAGCCACATGACGACCCTCACGCTCGCACACCGGCTGACCGATCCGTCGGCCGCGGCCGAGTACGGCCCGGGCTGGGACTACTACCTCGACCGGCTCGAGGCGGCGCGACGGCGTACCCCGATGCCCGTGTGGGAGGACTACTCCCCCGCGTTCTCGCGCTACTACCGGGAGCTGCACGTGCCTGAACCAGCGCGTGGATGA